A single window of Sulfurihydrogenibium subterraneum DSM 15120 DNA harbors:
- a CDS encoding universal stress protein, with protein MIGRILVGLDGSKSSKVAGEYGIYLSKNLKRPVVGVHIIDIRLLEGPFLTDIAGGLGFSTYADILPKIKEVLEAKAEAILDEFAIACREKGGDCSIAEAYGIVVNELVNMTDPEDLIIVGKKGQHQGFLPLLLGSTAEGVARKSTCPVMITADNFREIKSILFAFDGREKSVHAANYVNYLSKHLNVNSVKVISVFTDKVKDATKAQEFENRLKTLLEVNFEFIDRYGEPEEMIEDYINSNKDSLDLVVMGAFGESPVRELILGSTTNYIASKSPIPVLLVK; from the coding sequence ATGATAGGAAGAATCTTAGTAGGTTTAGACGGGTCTAAAAGTTCGAAAGTTGCAGGAGAGTACGGAATATACTTATCAAAAAATTTAAAAAGACCTGTTGTAGGTGTTCACATTATAGATATAAGACTGCTTGAAGGACCGTTTTTAACAGATATAGCAGGAGGACTGGGATTTTCCACCTACGCTGACATTTTACCTAAAATAAAAGAAGTTTTAGAAGCAAAAGCAGAGGCTATACTTGATGAGTTTGCAATTGCTTGTAGAGAAAAGGGAGGGGACTGTTCAATAGCCGAAGCTTACGGTATTGTAGTAAACGAACTTGTAAATATGACAGACCCAGAAGACCTTATAATAGTAGGTAAAAAAGGTCAACACCAAGGATTTCTGCCTCTACTTCTTGGTTCTACAGCGGAAGGAGTTGCGAGAAAGTCAACCTGTCCAGTTATGATTACAGCTGATAACTTTAGAGAAATAAAAAGCATCCTGTTTGCTTTTGACGGCAGAGAAAAGTCCGTCCACGCTGCAAACTACGTAAACTACCTATCAAAACATCTTAATGTCAACTCTGTAAAAGTAATCTCTGTCTTTACAGATAAAGTAAAAGATGCTACAAAAGCACAGGAGTTTGAAAACAGATTAAAAACTCTTTTAGAAGTAAACTTTGAGTTTATAGACAGGTATGGAGAACCAGAGGAAATGATAGAAGATTACATAAACTCTAACAAAGACAGCTTAGACCTTGTTGTAATGGGTGCTTTTGGAGAAAGCCCAGTAAGGGAGCTTATACTTGGAAGTACTACAAACTACATAGCGTCAAAATCTCCTATCCCAGTTTTACTTGTTAAGTAG
- the carA gene encoding glutamine-hydrolyzing carbamoyl-phosphate synthase small subunit, with translation MEKAILALEDGHFFYGWAFSSPVKETGGEVIFNTSMTGYQEILTDPSYKGQIVVMTAAEVGNYGINTEDDQSDRVWVNGFVVKDVPNLYSNYRAVQSLKEYLEKNNVLGIFGVDTRSIVRILRTKGVMKGYIGVGDISPAEAVRKARSIPDISELNLVAEVSKPQVYRWTQKSWRWPNGYEEQTEFHYKVAVLDYGVKRDILRLLADRNLELICFPYNASAEEVLSINPDGIFLSNGPGDPAVLTYQIQQIKKLIASEKPIFGICLGHQLLSWAFGSRTYKLEFGHHGGNHPVKNLKTGRVEITAQNHNYATDESKLPGDVEITHINLNDHTVEGMRHKNYPVFSIQHHPEAAPGPHDSFYIFDEFYNLIKECKK, from the coding sequence ATGGAAAAGGCGATTCTTGCTTTGGAAGATGGTCATTTTTTCTATGGATGGGCTTTTTCTTCTCCTGTTAAAGAGACTGGAGGAGAGGTTATATTCAACACATCAATGACAGGATACCAAGAAATCCTTACAGACCCATCATACAAAGGACAAATTGTTGTTATGACAGCTGCAGAAGTAGGAAACTACGGTATAAATACAGAAGATGACCAATCTGATAGAGTTTGGGTAAACGGTTTTGTTGTTAAAGACGTTCCAAATTTATACTCTAACTACAGAGCGGTTCAAAGCCTAAAAGAATATCTGGAAAAAAACAACGTTTTAGGAATTTTTGGCGTTGATACGAGATCAATTGTTAGAATTTTAAGAACAAAAGGCGTAATGAAAGGCTACATAGGAGTTGGAGACATATCTCCTGCAGAAGCTGTAAGAAAAGCAAGGAGTATCCCTGACATATCGGAGCTTAATTTAGTTGCAGAGGTTTCAAAGCCACAAGTTTACAGATGGACTCAAAAAAGCTGGAGATGGCCAAATGGATACGAAGAACAAACAGAGTTTCATTACAAAGTTGCAGTTTTAGATTACGGAGTAAAAAGGGACATTCTAAGACTACTTGCAGATAGAAATTTAGAGCTTATATGCTTCCCTTACAATGCATCGGCTGAGGAAGTTCTATCCATAAATCCTGACGGTATTTTTCTATCTAACGGACCAGGAGACCCAGCTGTTTTAACCTATCAGATACAACAGATTAAAAAGTTAATAGCATCGGAAAAGCCAATATTTGGAATATGCCTTGGACATCAGCTTTTATCTTGGGCTTTTGGAAGTAGGACTTACAAGTTAGAGTTTGGACATCACGGAGGAAACCATCCTGTAAAAAACCTCAAAACTGGAAGAGTAGAGATAACAGCACAAAATCATAACTATGCAACTGATGAGTCTAAATTACCAGGCGACGTAGAGATAACCCACATAAACCTAAACGACCACACAGTTGAAGGAATGAGACATAAAAACTACCCTGTATTTTCAATACAGCACCACCCAGAGGCTGCACCTGGACCTCACGACTCATTTTACATATTTGACGAGTTTTACAATCTTATAAAAGAGTGTAAAAAGTAA
- a CDS encoding cation diffusion facilitator family transporter produces the protein MNQTLKERWILGSLLLNLFLSVLKLFFGLITNSLGLIAEAIHSFSDLVASVVSFIGVKLSAKKSEDFPYGLYKIENIAALIISLFLFLAGYEIIKEAFFHHEERQVSNPEYAIIVMAIAMILTFFYSRFEKQAGKKLNSPTLIADAEHIWADFLSSIIVLIGLIGVYFGYNIDKYAAAVVSLFIFHSGFEIMKDSIKVLLDFTLEKEELQKIKNIILKHPAIIDIKSIKGRSAGSYKFLEIEILMHNLSLREAHRIVDEIAQQIKEKIPNIDSVIIHYEPARQEGLRVAFLTDEEGNVKDFETATYITVFDITKGFEIIKNPPIKLSGNKSKIIEKSRADVIVSKNHPLDFGIRFSLSRSSIMIWETEKQKIEDAIQEVIKSWKEFLKKEGEL, from the coding sequence ATGAATCAAACATTAAAAGAGAGATGGATACTTGGGTCTCTCTTACTTAACCTTTTTTTATCTGTTTTAAAGCTATTTTTTGGACTTATAACAAACAGTTTAGGGCTGATAGCAGAAGCTATCCACTCTTTTTCTGACTTAGTTGCCTCTGTAGTTTCATTTATCGGCGTAAAACTTTCAGCGAAAAAATCGGAAGACTTTCCTTATGGACTTTATAAGATAGAAAACATAGCTGCTTTAATAATATCACTTTTTCTATTCCTTGCTGGATACGAGATAATCAAAGAAGCATTTTTTCACCACGAAGAAAGGCAGGTCTCTAATCCCGAATATGCCATAATAGTAATGGCTATTGCTATGATACTGACATTTTTTTACTCAAGATTTGAAAAACAAGCAGGAAAAAAGTTAAATTCACCAACCTTGATTGCAGATGCAGAGCATATATGGGCAGACTTTTTATCTTCTATCATCGTTTTAATTGGTTTAATTGGAGTTTACTTTGGATATAACATAGATAAATACGCAGCTGCTGTTGTGTCTTTGTTTATTTTTCACAGCGGTTTTGAGATTATGAAAGACTCAATAAAAGTTTTATTAGACTTTACTCTTGAAAAAGAAGAGCTACAAAAAATAAAAAACATCATTTTAAAACACCCTGCAATAATAGACATAAAAAGTATAAAAGGAAGGTCAGCAGGAAGTTATAAATTTTTAGAGATAGAGATTCTTATGCACAATCTATCACTTAGAGAGGCACACAGAATAGTAGATGAAATAGCCCAGCAGATAAAAGAAAAAATACCTAACATAGACTCTGTTATTATTCATTACGAGCCAGCAAGACAGGAAGGTTTGAGAGTTGCATTTTTAACAGACGAAGAAGGAAACGTTAAAGATTTTGAGACAGCTACTTACATAACAGTTTTTGACATAACAAAAGGCTTTGAAATAATAAAAAATCCACCTATAAAACTTTCAGGCAATAAAAGTAAAATAATTGAAAAATCACGGGCAGACGTAATAGTATCTAAAAACCACCCTCTTGACTTTGGCATAAGGTTTTCACTTTCAAGGTCAAGCATAATGATATGGGAGACAGAAAAACAAAAAATTGAAGATGCAATACAGGAAGTGATAAAATCTTGGAAAGAATTTCTTAAAAAAGAGGGAGAATTATGA
- a CDS encoding integrase core domain-containing protein, whose translation YFDFDIKRVQTDNGSEFLGEFDKYLNEIGIEHYFSYPRSPKTNGAVERLIRTIEEELWFIEKMEYTIDEMNRRLSSYVEKYNFIRPHCSLGYKTPADMLKKCDKIF comes from the coding sequence ATTATTTTGACTTTGATATAAAGAGAGTACAAACAGATAATGGGAGTGAGTTTTTAGGGGAGTTTGACAAATATTTAAATGAAATAGGGATAGAGCATTACTTTAGCTATCCGAGAAGTCCAAAGACAAATGGAGCTGTAGAGAGATTAATAAGGACAATAGAAGAGGAGTTATGGTTTATAGAGAAAATGGAATATACGATAGATGAGATGAATAGAAGATTAAGTAGTTATGTGGAGAAATACAATTTTATAAGACCGCATTGTTCTTTAGGATATAAAACTCCTGCAGACATGCTTAAAAAATGTGATAAAATTTTTTAG
- a CDS encoding prephenate dehydrogenase: MERDFGGFKGILIIGLGLIGGSLALSLKKQGYNGKIYGYDLNKSRIEKALELKAIDEGFNKFEDVPWNNIDLVVLSTPVKTFVDIANKIKPFLKDDTVVSDVGSVKGDLVLKLYEILKPHVFVGVHPIAGTEKEGIENAVADLFKNARLILTPVGEDKEKIEKVEKLWKDIGSKTEVMDPHLHDFVFASVSHLPHAIAFALVDSLITLSKETGIDLFKYPGGGFKDFTRIAASSPTVWKDIFLENKENILHTIDVFLNSLEKLKDAIREENEEKILEILSESREKRLSLG; this comes from the coding sequence ATGGAAAGAGACTTTGGAGGATTTAAAGGTATTCTTATAATTGGTCTGGGGCTGATTGGAGGGTCTTTAGCCCTGTCTTTAAAAAAGCAAGGCTATAACGGAAAGATATACGGATACGATTTAAACAAAAGCAGAATAGAAAAGGCATTAGAATTAAAGGCAATAGATGAGGGTTTTAACAAATTTGAAGATGTACCCTGGAATAATATAGATTTGGTAGTTTTATCAACACCTGTAAAAACATTTGTAGATATAGCAAATAAAATAAAACCATTTTTGAAAGATGACACGGTAGTAAGCGATGTTGGAAGTGTAAAAGGAGACCTTGTACTAAAGCTGTATGAAATCTTAAAACCCCACGTTTTTGTAGGTGTCCATCCAATAGCTGGAACAGAAAAAGAAGGAATAGAAAACGCAGTAGCAGACTTATTTAAAAATGCAAGACTTATACTTACACCAGTAGGAGAAGATAAAGAAAAGATTGAGAAAGTAGAAAAGTTATGGAAGGATATAGGCTCAAAAACAGAAGTAATGGATCCACACTTACACGACTTTGTTTTTGCAAGCGTATCCCATCTTCCCCACGCCATAGCCTTTGCCCTTGTAGATAGTCTAATCACTTTATCAAAAGAAACAGGGATAGACCTTTTTAAGTATCCGGGAGGAGGATTTAAAGACTTTACAAGAATCGCTGCCAGCTCTCCAACTGTCTGGAAAGACATATTCTTAGAAAACAAGGAAAATATACTTCACACAATAGACGTATTCTTAAACTCTCTTGAAAAACTAAAAGACGCGATAAGAGAAGAAAACGAAGAAAAGATTTTAGAAATATTATCAGAAAGCCGAGAAAAAAGGTTATCATTAGGATAG